A region of Deltaproteobacteria bacterium DNA encodes the following proteins:
- a CDS encoding F0F1 ATP synthase subunit delta: MIAGSLARRYARAVFAIGVEDGSYERLGREIAAVADAMRASDTLRDALTAPVFSRAQRRAVLEKVLERLGASRTTRNFCLLLIDRERIAALPDIARELAAMIDDKAGRVRAVVATAVPLPADVEQRLRAALEKASGKTVHMTKQVDPSLLGGVVAQLGDTRYDGSLRTQLDRMRQALVK; this comes from the coding sequence ATGATCGCTGGAAGCCTGGCCCGCCGCTACGCGCGCGCCGTGTTTGCCATCGGCGTCGAGGACGGCTCGTACGAGCGCCTCGGCCGCGAGATCGCCGCCGTCGCCGACGCGATGCGCGCGTCGGACACGTTGCGCGACGCGCTCACCGCTCCGGTGTTCTCTCGCGCGCAGCGCCGCGCGGTGCTGGAAAAGGTGCTCGAGCGCCTCGGCGCGTCGCGCACCACGCGTAATTTCTGCCTGCTGCTCATCGACCGCGAGCGGATCGCGGCGCTGCCGGACATCGCGCGCGAGCTGGCCGCGATGATCGACGACAAGGCAGGCCGCGTGCGCGCGGTCGTGGCCACCGCCGTGCCGCTGCCGGCCGACGTGGAACAACGACTGCGGGCCGCGCTCGAGAAGGCCAGCGGCAAGACGGTCCACATGACCAAACAGGTCGATCCATCCCTGCTCGGCGGCGTCGTCGCCCAGCTCGGGGACACGCGCTACGACGGCAGCCTGCGCACGCAGCTCGACCGGATGCGCCAAGCCCTCGTGAAATAA
- a CDS encoding F0F1 ATP synthase subunit alpha has product MQIRAEEISDIIRSEIENYDKKVEVSETGTVLTSGDGIARVYGLRSAMAGELLEFEGSGGQKVAGMVLNLEEDNVGVALLGHFEAIREGDKVRRTGKIVQVPVGDALLGRVVNAIGEPIDGGKPIETNEYRKVEIKAPGIVARKSVHEPLQTGLKAIDSMIPIGRGQRELIIGDRQTGKTAVAIDTILNQKGQNVHCFYVAIGQKQSTVAAVVDRLKKAGAMEYTTVVAATASEPAPLQFIAPYAGVTMAEYYRDSGRHALIVYDDLSKQAVAYRQMSLLLRRPPGREAYPGDVFYLHSRLLERAAKLSDDLGAGSLTALPIIETQAGDVSAYIPTNVISITDGQIYLETDLFYSGIRPAVNVGLSVSRVGGAAQTKAMKKVAGKLRLELAQYREMAAFAQFGSDLDKATQAQLARGERMTELLKQAQYSPLAMEEQVVVLFAGTNGFVDDYPVSVLGRYEREMLEFMRSSKKDLLDTLRSTGVLDDAMDKKLRDALTEFAKQFSVDSKD; this is encoded by the coding sequence ATGCAGATTCGAGCCGAAGAAATCAGCGACATCATTCGCAGCGAGATCGAGAACTACGACAAGAAGGTCGAAGTCTCCGAGACGGGCACCGTGCTCACGAGCGGTGACGGCATCGCCCGCGTGTACGGCCTGCGGTCGGCGATGGCCGGCGAGCTGCTCGAGTTCGAGGGCAGCGGCGGCCAGAAGGTCGCCGGCATGGTCCTCAACCTCGAGGAGGACAACGTCGGCGTCGCGCTGCTCGGCCACTTCGAGGCCATCCGCGAGGGCGACAAGGTGCGGCGCACCGGCAAGATCGTCCAGGTGCCGGTCGGCGATGCGCTGCTCGGCCGCGTCGTCAACGCGATCGGCGAGCCGATCGACGGCGGCAAGCCGATCGAGACGAACGAGTACCGCAAAGTCGAGATCAAGGCGCCCGGGATCGTGGCGCGCAAGTCGGTCCACGAGCCGTTGCAGACCGGGCTCAAGGCGATCGACTCGATGATTCCGATCGGTCGCGGCCAGCGCGAGCTGATCATCGGCGACCGGCAGACCGGCAAGACCGCGGTCGCGATCGACACCATCCTCAATCAGAAGGGGCAGAACGTCCACTGCTTCTACGTCGCGATCGGCCAGAAGCAGTCCACCGTCGCCGCCGTCGTCGACCGGCTCAAGAAGGCCGGCGCGATGGAGTACACGACGGTGGTCGCGGCGACCGCCTCCGAGCCGGCGCCGCTGCAGTTCATCGCACCGTACGCGGGCGTGACGATGGCCGAGTACTACCGCGACAGCGGCCGCCACGCGCTGATCGTGTACGACGATCTGTCCAAGCAGGCGGTGGCGTACCGGCAGATGTCGCTGCTGTTGCGGCGGCCGCCGGGGCGCGAGGCGTACCCGGGCGACGTGTTCTACCTGCACAGCCGGCTGCTCGAGCGCGCCGCGAAGCTCAGCGACGACCTCGGAGCCGGCAGCCTCACCGCATTGCCGATCATCGAGACCCAGGCGGGCGACGTGTCGGCGTACATTCCCACGAACGTCATCTCGATTACCGACGGCCAGATCTACCTCGAAACCGACCTGTTCTACTCCGGCATCCGCCCCGCGGTGAACGTCGGCCTGTCGGTGTCCCGCGTCGGCGGCGCGGCGCAGACCAAGGCGATGAAGAAGGTCGCCGGCAAGCTGCGGCTGGAGCTGGCGCAGTACCGCGAGATGGCCGCGTTCGCCCAGTTCGGCTCCGACTTGGACAAGGCGACCCAGGCGCAGCTGGCCCGCGGCGAGCGCATGACCGAGCTGCTGAAGCAGGCGCAGTACTCGCCGCTGGCGATGGAGGAGCAGGTCGTCGTGCTGTTCGCGGGCACCAACGGGTTCGTCGACGATTATCCGGTGAGCGTGCTGGGCCGCTACGAGCGGGAGATGCTCGAGTTCATGCGCAGTAGCAAGAAGGACCTTCTCGACACGCTGCGGTCGACCGGCGTGCTCGACGATGCCATGGACAAGAAGCTGCGCGACGCGCTCACCGAGTTCGCCAAGCAGTTCTCCGTCGACAGCAAGGACTAA
- the atpG gene encoding ATP synthase F1 subunit gamma, whose product MPSLKAIRKRIGSVKNTQKITRAMKLVAAAKLRRAQDAIVAARPYAVELMNVIGDLAERTDRAAHPLLDPRDGGKRAHLVVLTSDRGLAGAFNANVCRRVEQWVREESGPYEDVSLYAIGRKGNEYFKRRDYRLVGFEHAPTPQSALEASRELANRFIELYETNETDRVFLVYNEFKSAISQRVVVEQLLPVVPRPLPDDAPPTDFIYEPSKDELLAHVMPLYVQVEIYRSLLESVASELGARMSAMDSATRNATEMIGKLTLQYNRARQAAITKELLEIIGGAEALKG is encoded by the coding sequence GTGCCGTCGCTCAAGGCCATTCGCAAGCGCATCGGGTCGGTCAAGAACACCCAAAAAATCACCCGCGCGATGAAGCTCGTCGCCGCCGCGAAGTTGCGGCGCGCGCAGGATGCGATCGTCGCGGCGCGGCCTTATGCGGTCGAACTCATGAACGTCATCGGCGACCTCGCCGAGCGCACGGACCGCGCGGCGCATCCCCTGCTCGATCCGCGCGACGGCGGCAAACGGGCACACCTCGTGGTGCTCACGTCGGACCGCGGGCTCGCGGGCGCGTTCAACGCGAACGTGTGCCGGCGCGTGGAGCAGTGGGTTCGCGAGGAGTCCGGCCCGTACGAGGACGTGTCGCTGTACGCGATCGGCCGCAAGGGCAACGAGTACTTCAAGCGGCGCGACTACCGCCTCGTCGGGTTCGAGCACGCGCCCACTCCGCAGTCGGCGCTCGAGGCCAGCCGCGAGCTGGCCAACCGGTTCATCGAACTGTACGAAACCAACGAGACCGACCGGGTGTTTCTCGTCTACAACGAGTTCAAGTCGGCGATCTCGCAGCGCGTCGTCGTCGAGCAATTGTTGCCGGTCGTGCCGCGGCCGCTACCGGACGACGCGCCGCCGACGGATTTCATCTACGAGCCGAGCAAGGACGAACTGCTCGCGCACGTGATGCCGCTGTACGTGCAAGTCGAGATTTACCGGTCGCTCCTCGAGTCGGTCGCATCCGAACTCGGTGCGCGGATGTCGGCGATGGACAGCGCCACGCGCAACGCGACCGAAATGATCGGCAAGCTCACGCTCCAGTACAACCGCGCCCGCCAGGCAGCCATCACCAAGGAGCTGCTCGAGATCATCGGCGGCGCCGAAGCCCTCAAAGGATAG